One Natronorubrum halophilum genomic window, TTCGGAGAGGGTTGTGTGTGGACATACATCATGGGTGTAACATGGGAGTCATAGACCGACTGAAGGCGATCGGGCCGGGCGCGCTGGTTGCGGCAGCGTTCGTCGGTCCGGGAACCGTCACGACCGCGAGCGTCATCGGGGCGGAGTACGCGTACCTGCTCGTGTGGACGATCGCGTTCTCGATCCTGGCGACGATCGTGCTGCAGGAGATGAGCGCGCGACTGGGATTGATTTCGAAGGAAGGACTGGGCGAGGCGTTTCGCGGCGAGTTCTCGAACCCGATCGCGAGGGGCGCGACTATCGCGCTCGTCGTGAGCGCGATCGGCATCGGCACGGCGGCGTTCCAGACGGGGAACATCGTCGGCGGGGCCGCCGGCCTCGCGACGATCACCGGCGTCGGCGAGAACGTCTGGGGGCCAGCGATCGGGCTGGTCGCCGCGGCCTTGCTGTGGTCGGGCAACTACAAGCTGATCGAACGGGTTTTCATCGGTCTCGTCACCGTCATGGGCCTCGCGTTCGTGCTCAACGCGATCATCGTCCGACCCGACCTCGGCGCGCTCGGCGGCGGCCTCGTGCCGACGGTTCCCGAGGGTTCGGCGTATCTGATCGCCGGTCTCGTCGGGACCACCGTCGTCGGCTACAACCTGTTCTTACACGCGAGTACCGTCCAGGAGCGCTGGGACGGCCCCGACGACCTCGCGGAGTGTCGCACCGATACGATCGGAATGATCCTCGTCGGCGGGCTCATCACGACCTCGATCGTCGTCACGGCCGCCGCGGTGTTCCCCGAGGGAACCCAGATCGGCAACGTCGGCGAGATGGCCGACCAGCTCGAGCCGGTCTTCGGCGGCTACGCGCTCACCTTCTTCGCGATCGGACTCTTCGCGGCCGGCTTCACGAGCGCGATGAGCGCGCCGCTGGCGGGAGCGTACGCGACCGCCGGTGTGCTCGGCTGGGAGCACGACCTGAAATCGACTCGATTCCGCGCGATCTGGATGACGATCCTCGGCACCGGCATCGTCTTCTCGGCGCTGGATTACAACCCGGTCGAGGTCATCGTCTTCGCGCAGGTCGCCAACGGCCTGTTGTTGCCGATTCTCGCCGTCTTCCTCATTTACGCGATGAACAACGACGAACTGCTCGGCGAACACACGAACACGACCCTCCAGAACGTCCTCGGCGGGCTCGTCACGCTCGTCGTGGTCGGAATCGGTCTGCAGACGCTCTACGACGTGCTGATCCTCTAAGCGAATGAATTCAAACGACTGCGACACGAATTCGAACGTATCGATGGACGACCACACCGCGCGAACCGACGGCGGCGATCGCCCAACCGCCCTGCGCGCCGACGGCGGCCGCCGCTCGAGCGACGACACCCGGATCGGGGTCGACGTCGGCGGCACCTTCACCGACGTGGCGCTTACCGTCGACGATCGTCTGGTCACCGCGAAGGTGCCGACGACCGATCCGCAGCAACTCGGCGTCCTCGAGGGCATCCGAAAGGCCTGCGACCGAGCGGCTATCGACCCCGGCGAGATCGACGCGTTCGCCCACGCGATGACCGTTTCGGTGAACGCCCTCCTCGAGCGCGGCGGCGCGAAGACGGCGCTCGTCACGACCGAGGGGTTCCGGGACGTCCTCGAGATCGGTCGGCAGAATCGTCCGGATCTGTACGATCTCGAGGCCGAGAAGCCGGACCCCCTCGTCCCGCGCCAGCGCCGGTTCGAAATCGGGGAGCGAACGACGACCGAGGGTATCGAGCGGCCGGCCGATCCCGACGAGGTTCGCGACCTCGCGGCGACGCTGCGCGAGTCGGACGTCGAAGCGGTCGCCGTCTGCCTCCTGCACGCCTACGCCGACCCCGAAAACGAGCGCCTCGTCGCCGAGACGCTGCGCGAGGAGTGCGAGGTTCCGGTTTCGGCCTCCCACGAGGTGCTCGCGGAGTTCCGCGAGTTCGAGC contains:
- a CDS encoding Nramp family divalent metal transporter, producing MGVIDRLKAIGPGALVAAAFVGPGTVTTASVIGAEYAYLLVWTIAFSILATIVLQEMSARLGLISKEGLGEAFRGEFSNPIARGATIALVVSAIGIGTAAFQTGNIVGGAAGLATITGVGENVWGPAIGLVAAALLWSGNYKLIERVFIGLVTVMGLAFVLNAIIVRPDLGALGGGLVPTVPEGSAYLIAGLVGTTVVGYNLFLHASTVQERWDGPDDLAECRTDTIGMILVGGLITTSIVVTAAAVFPEGTQIGNVGEMADQLEPVFGGYALTFFAIGLFAAGFTSAMSAPLAGAYATAGVLGWEHDLKSTRFRAIWMTILGTGIVFSALDYNPVEVIVFAQVANGLLLPILAVFLIYAMNNDELLGEHTNTTLQNVLGGLVTLVVVGIGLQTLYDVLIL